In a genomic window of Lepisosteus oculatus isolate fLepOcu1 chromosome 3, fLepOcu1.hap2, whole genome shotgun sequence:
- the LOC102686524 gene encoding THAP domain-containing protein 5, which translates to MPKYCTAPNCGNSAGHPNPDKKISFYKFPLHDPPRLRQWLANMRREEWTPSRYQHLCSEHFTPSCFHLRWGIRYLASDAVPTIFQHGDSPGKRKGTEKSERKAKRPRVGAPKAAVSALAGEAACQPDGEAGGVQLYAIAVDPSRPLLLDAGQLGQVVQTVLPVPLLEGQGDAGGSFPVTLFQRAGEGPGERAEVAAPSEGEEEDLRSEIPGESRDASAGDALGQAGTPPSSCPGLVVENVAFETLVDASPVLEDEPGLQIIAYFETIPNATVVPAPSQPSPPAPPDTVLSSALCPPIVSTVPIVSKHTPSPGSLVLTLEKLESAAREEEGPEEGPRAGDSVDSQGKQLEEHRYHRNGLSKEQLEAIVVELQKKVKVLQQRHRRHLEKLMGLESTVAQLTHSNLLSEERLQLLERAYLQTSAVVSEAGETVAIICEQENAAFLYAVPGVEEEEEEEGKPRGQE; encoded by the exons ATGCCGAAGTATTGTACGGCCCCAAACTGCGGCAATAGCGCCGGACATCCAAATCCCGACAAGAAAATTAGTTTTTACAA GTTCCCCCTGCACGACCCCCCGCGGCTGCGTCAGTGGCTGGCCAACATGCGCAGGGAGGAGTGGACGCCCTCGCGGTACCAGCACCTGTGCAGCGAGCATTTCACCCCCTCCTGCTTCCACCTGCGCTGGGGCATCCGCTACCTGGCCAGCGACGCCGTGCCCACCATCTTCCAGCACGGAGACAGCCCAGGG AAGCGGAAGGGCACGGAGAAATCGGAGAGGAAAGCCAAGCGGCCACGGGTCGGGGCGCCCAAGGCGGCGGTGTCCGCGTTGGCGGGCGAGGCGGCGTGCCAGCCGGACGGGGAGGCCGGTGGCGTCCAGCTTTACGCCATCGCCGTGGACCCCTCCCGGCCCCTGCTGCTGGACGCCGGGCAGCTCGGGCAGGTGGTGCAGACGGTGCTGCCCGTGCCCCTGCTGGAAGGCCAGGGCGACGCGGGTGGCAGCTTCCCTGTCACGCTGTTCCAGAGAGCTGGCGAGGGGCCGGGCGAGCGAGCCGAGGTCGCTGCGCCGtccgagggagaggaggaggacctGCGCTCGGAGATTCCGGGGGAGAGCCGGGACGCCAGCGCGGGCGACGCCCTCGGCCAAGCCGGGACGCCCCCGAGCTCGTGCCCGGGTCTGGTGGTGGAGAACGTGGCCTTCGAAACGCTTGTTGACGCCTCTCCCGTGCTGGAGGACGAGCCAGGCCTCCAGATAATTGCCTACTTCGAGACCATCCCCAACGCCACGGTGGTGCCAGCCCCCTCCCAGCCCAGCCCCCCGGCGCCCCCCGACACCGTGCTGTCCAGCGCGCTCTGCCCGCCCATCGTGTCCACGGTGCCCATCGTCTCCAAGCACACGCCCTCGCCCGGCTCCCTGGTGCTCACcctggagaagctggagagCGCGGCGCGAGAGGAGGAGGGGCCGGAGGAGGGGCCGCGGGCCGGAGACAGCGTGGACTCGCAGGGCAAGCAGCTGGAGGAGCACCG GTACCACAGGAACGGCCTGAGCAAGGAGCAGCTGGAGGCCATCGTGGTGGAGCTGCAGAAGAAGGTGAAGGTGCTGCAGCAGAGGCACCGGCGGCACCTGGAGAAGCTGATGGGGCTGGAGAGCACGGTGGCCCAGCTGACGCACAGCAACCTGCTGAGCGAGGAGCGACTGCAGCTGCTGGAGAGG gCGTATCTGCAGACGAGCGCCGTGGTGTCGGAGGCCGGCGAGACCGTGGCCATCATCTGTGAGCAGGAGAACGCGGCCTTCCTCTACGCCGTGCCGGGcgtggaggaagaggaggaagaggaggggaaaCCCAGAGGGCAGGAGTGA
- the ppp5c gene encoding serine/threonine-protein phosphatase 5 has translation MADATDSGSRKMAEAERSAEELKEKANKYFKEKDYENAIKFYTEALELNPENAIYYSNRSLAYLRTECYGYALADATRALEIDKSYIKGYYRRAASNMALGKFKAALKDYETVVKVRPSDKDAKVKYQECSKIVKQKAFERAIASDEHKRSVVDSLDIENMMIEDEYTGPKLEDGKVTLQFMKEMMAWFKEQKKLHRKCAYQILVQVKEVLSKLPSLVEITLKETEKITICGDTHGQYYDLLNIFELNGLPSETNPYLFNGDFVDRGSFSVEVILTLFGFKLLHPDCFHLLRGNHETDNMNQMYGFEGEVKAKYTAQMFELFSEVFQWLPLAQCINSKVLVMHGGLFSEDGVSLDDIRKIDRNRQPPDSGPMCDLLWSDPQPQDGRSVSKRGVSCQFGPDVTRRFLEQNQLDYIIRSHEVKGEGYEVTHSGKCITVFSAPNYCDQMGNKGAYIHLRGSDLKPEFHQFTAVPHPSVKPMMYANSLLQLGMM, from the exons AGAAGGACTATGAGAACGCCATCAAGTTCTACACAGAGGCCCTGGAGCTCAACCCCGAGAATGCCATCTACTATAGCAACCGCAGCCTGGCCTACCTGCGCACGGAGTGCTACGGCTACGCGCTGGCCGACGCCACCCGCGCCCTGGAGATCGACAAGAGCTACATCAAGGGCTACTACCGCCGGGCCGCCTCCAACATGGCGCTGGGCAAGTTCAAGGCCGCGCTCAAGGACTACGAGACG GTGGTGAAGGTGCGGCCCAGCGACAAGGACGCCAAGGTGAAGTACCAGGAGTGCAGCAAGATCGTGAAGCAGAAGGCCTTCGAGAGGGCCATCGCCAGCGACGAGCACAAGAGGTCGGTGGTGGACTCGCTGGACATCGAGAACATGA TGATTGAGGACGAGTACACAGGGCCCAAGCTGGAGGACGGAAAGGTGACCCTGCAGTTCATGAAGGAGATGATGGCCTGGTTCAAGGAGCAGAAGAAGCTGCACAGGAAGTGTGCCTATCAG ATTTTGGTCCAAGTGAAAGAAGTGCTGTCCAAACTCCCCAGTCTCGTAGAAATAACACTAAAAGAG ACAGAGAAGATCACTATCTGCGGAGACACTCATGGTCAGTACTATGACCTCCTCAACATTTTTGAGCTCAACGGCCTGCCGTCCGAAACCAACCCATAT CTCTTCAACGGCGATTTTGTGGATCGAGGCTCCTTCTCGGTCGAGGTGATCCTCACCTTGTTTGGCTTCAAGCTGCTGCACCCCGACTGCTTCCATCTGCTGAGAG GCAACCACGAGACAGACAACATGAACCAGATGTACGGGTTCGAGGGTGAGGTCAAAGCCAAGTACACGGCGCAGATGTTCGAGCTCTTCAGTGAGGTGTTCCAGTGGCTCCCTCTGGCACAGTGCATCAACAGCAAAGTGCTG gtgaTGCATGGGGGTTTGTTCAGTGAAGATGGGGTATCGTTGGATGACATCCGCAAAATCGACAGGAACAGACAGCCTCCAGACTCAG GGCCTATGTGTGACCTCCTGTGGTCGGACCCGCAGCCGCAG GATGGGCGGTCGGTCAGCAAGCGGGGGGTGAGCTGTCAGTTCGGGCCGGATGTGACCCGGCGTTTCCTGGAGCAGAACCAGCTGGATTACATCATCCGCAGCCACGAGGTCAAGGGCGAGGGCTACGAGGTCACGCACTCCGGGAAGTGCATCACTGTCTTCTCTGCTCCCAACTACTG TGACCAGATGGGTAACAAAGGAGCGTACATCCACCTCAGGGGCTCGGACCTCAAGCCAGAGTTTCACCAGTTCACTGCTGTG CCTCACCCGAGCGTCAAGCCCATGATGTACGCCAACTCCCTGCTGCAGCTGGGGATGATGTAG